The genomic region CCGCGCCGACTCCGAAGGCGACACGCTTAACCTTTACTCCGCCGGAAACGCAAACCCCGCGGCGAGTTTCGCGTTTCCGCGAATAACCGGCAGCCCCGCCTGCCTGGCGGATCTCGCGCCGCAAAAAAGTTCCGGCGAAACAGCCGACGCGGCGCTTTTCGTCGCCACCGCGGGAACGGGTTACGCCGCCGAAGCGGCCCGGCTCGCCGGCGCGGGCGAATATGTCGCTTCGCATCTGCTTAACATCGCGGCCATCACCTGCGCGGAGGCGCTGGCCGAAGCGGCCCAGCAGATTGCCGGCTCGTCTGCAAAAAGCGGTTTTTTCGATTTTGGCGCGGTAATGGCCATTACCGCCGGGCCGGCCGAAACGGTCGGAGAACTGCCGCCGCCGGGGCCGGGCGCGCGCTACAGTTTCGGCTATCCGCTGTGCCCGGACCTGAGCTGTCAGCGGACCCTGTTCGCGCTGCTTAATCCGCGCGATATAGGAGTGACGCTTACGGAAAGTTTCATGATGGAGCCGGAGGCTTCGGTATCCGGCCTGATTTTCCCCGCGGCCAGCCCGCGCGGGCGAAAAAGGAGCAACGCATGAAGAAAAGAATAGCCGTTTATCCCGGAAGTTTCGATCCGGTCACCAACGGGCATGTTGATATCATCGAACGCGCCTGCAAAAATTTCGACTCGGTAATAGTCGGCGTGCTGATCAACCGGCACAAAAAACCCGTGTTCTCGCCGGACGAGCGGGCCG from Elusimicrobiaceae bacterium harbors:
- a CDS encoding vitamin B12 dependent-methionine synthase activation domain-containing protein, whose protein sequence is MTTAPRTSDFYDRSLITAYLPANIVPFINGRMLFNKHLGFAEPVSRLRAGADAKFLKTEQRFLRALSQALGSGALRPQCALQFFRADSEGDTLNLYSAGNANPAASFAFPRITGSPACLADLAPQKSSGETADAALFVATAGTGYAAEAARLAGAGEYVASHLLNIAAITCAEALAEAAQQIAGSSAKSGFFDFGAVMAITAGPAETVGELPPPGPGARYSFGYPLCPDLSCQRTLFALLNPRDIGVTLTESFMMEPEASVSGLIFPAASPRGRKRSNA